A part of Crassostrea angulata isolate pt1a10 chromosome 5, ASM2561291v2, whole genome shotgun sequence genomic DNA contains:
- the LOC128184054 gene encoding uncharacterized protein LOC128184054 produces MSSCIESGDEVLSIMADSDNDSFEGFDSDAIREAEKRLAKKLNEVKAVTRANSATGSVSKDLNNNGNDQSECAPARPVASSKGTKRKKANGNKNKTKKTKKDDKLSGKDITNALVNMGQDEIDKFKELMGINDLIGCIYNLQQDSASTNQSIEHESISSENENQNEFDFFADNESEKDIELSDWAIPDWFSSDKKGKDIDSKLAEMVNTLCIKEGETSKIIEDNPRPANCNNLVAPRVNTDIWNILPKFAQSRDSGFQAVQKTIVAGITPILRIAEMMKTNDKFKEIRNLLKQSIIVLCNSIYQISQKRRFLMRRVLPNRFQDICNTSQPVSELLFGGDIQKKIKELSDFDKYKRDRPRNNSFYTNTRGRKNYPYNYNYGRGRGSNRPFLGGRNAYGREMRNVDRRGKNRF; encoded by the coding sequence atGTCATCTTGTATCGAATCTGGGGACGAGGTCCTCTCTATAATGGCAGACTCTGATAATGATTCGTTTGAGGGTTTCGATAGCGATGCTATTCGAGAAGCAGAAAAACGACTTGCTAAAAAATTGAACGAAGTTAAAGCAGTTACTAGAGCTAATTCTGCCACAGGTTCTGTGAGCAAAGACTTAAACAATAATGGTAATGACCAGAGTGAATGTGCACCGGCGAGGCCGGTAGCGAGTTCTAAAGGTACAAAACGAAAGAAAGCAAATGGCAATAAAAATAAGACAAAGAAAACGAAGAAAGATGATAAGTTATCTGGTAAAGATATTACCAATGCACTAGTAAACATGGGTCAAGATGAGATAGATAAGTTTAAGGAACTCATGGGCATAAATGATTTAATTGGTTGTATTTACAATTTGCAACAAGATAGTGCAAGTACAAATCAGTCGATAGAACACGAGAGCATCTCTAGTGAgaatgaaaatcaaaacgaGTTTGATTTCTTTGCTGATAATGAATCAGAGAAAGACATAGAATTAAGTGATTGGGCAATACCAGATTGGTTTAGTTCAGATAAGAAAGGGAAAGATATTGATTCTAAACTGGCAGAAATGGTCAATACTTTGTGTATTAAAGAGGGTGAGACATCAAAAATTATTGAAGATAATCCAAGGCCAGCTAATTGCAATAATTTAGTAGCACCTAGGGTCAATACAGACATATGGAACATTTTACCAAAATTTGCCCAGAGTCGTGATTCTGGTTTTCAAGCAGTGCAAAAAACCATTGTTGCGGGTATTACACCTATACTCAGAATTGCTGAGATGATGAAGACAAATGATAAGTTCAAAGAGATAAGAAATCTGTTAAAACAGTCAATTATCGTGTTGTGTAATTCCATCTACCAAATTTCTCAAAAGAGACGATTTTTGATGAGAAGGGTTTTACCCAATAGATTCCAAGACATATGTAATACATCTCAGCCCGTATCAGAACTTTTGTTTGGGGGCGATATTCAGAAAAAGATCAAAGAATTGTCAGACTTTGATAAATACAAAAGAGACAGGCCAAGGAACAACTCTTTTTATACTAACACAAGAGGAAGAAAGAATTACCCTTACAATTATAATTATGGTAGAGGTAGAGGGTCAAACAGACCTTTTTTAGGGGGAAGAAATGCATATGGCAGAGAGATGAGAAATGTGGACAGAAGAGGAAAGAACAGATTTTAG